In the genome of Planctomyces sp. SH-PL62, the window GTTACATGTCGCGGAAGACGCGCAAGGGGCGGATCGCCTGGGAGAAGATCGCCGGGCTCGAGGAGTACATCCGCCGGGCCGAGGTCGACGACATCCGCGAGCAGGAGCGCCAGGGGATCTTCGAGCGGCTGCTCCCTTACGCGATCATCTTCGGCCTGTCCGACCGCTGGGGCAAGGCGTTCGCCGACCTCTACCGCCAGCCCCCCGATTGGTACCGCCCGGCCGACCCCGGCAACTTCTCGACCTGGGTCCTGGTCAACGACATGGACCGCTCGATGTGGTCGATGAACCGGACGTTCCCCACCCAACCCCGCTCCACCGGCGGCGGCTCCTCCGGCCGGGGCGCCGGCTACAACTGGTCGAGCGGCGGCTTCGGTGGCGGCGGCTCCTCCGGCGGCGGCTTCGGCGGCGGCGGCGGCTCCTCCTGGTGACCCCGAAGATTTGGCTTCGTTCGCGCGACCTCCGAAACGAACCCATCGGCCGCAAAGCTCAACCTGAATGAAACTTAGGCCAAAATCAGGGAGCCGAAATCGGCTTCGTTCGTCACGATTTCCTCGATTCGTCATGGAGCCCCCCGTTCTTCGCCAGTGGCTTCGTTCGCCCCCGCCCACGAACGAAGCCATTGATCGCAAAGCTTTTTGCTGCATGTCCTTTCGGCTGGATTCTCGGGCCTCGAAATTGGCTTCGTTCGGCGCTTTTCGCGACACTCCTCACTCAACGCCACCGAGTTCCGGCGGAATCTCCTCGGGTGCCACGGGTTCCGCGAACCCGTGGATCGGCGTCGGGCCGGTCCCGAGCCGTCGTCCGACTCCCCGGCCGGTCCACCGGTTCAGAGAACCCGTGGTGCCCCGTTCGCCGCCTCCCGACCCCCTTGAGGTGGTGGTGTTAAGTGAGGAGTCTCCCTTTCGCCATGCCTCGGGATGTTCCTCGGGGCCGCGCCGCTTGAGCGAAACCGGCGCGAAGCATCGACGCCTCATGACCCTCGACGATCCGCCCGTGACGTCGTTCCGCAACATCCCGTATCTGGCACAGTACAACCGGATTCCCCAGGGGAGACGAGGATCGGCCGCTTTCCGCCTCGTCTCGGGGTGCTCTGGCGAATGCACTCGACGTTGCTCCGCTCGCCCAACCCGTGGCGCGGCCGGGACGTCCGGGCGGTCTCTGGGTCGTCTTAGGTTTCGCGATTGGTCTCCGGGGTCGGGAAGGGCTGGCTCAATTCAATAATGAACGAGGCGGGGCGAACGTCTTCCATGAGCATCCAAACCTCCGCCGCCGACCGTCGAGCCGACCTGGACGCCCTGCGAGCCTGGGCCATGTTGCTGGGCATCGTCCTGCATGGGTCGCTCTCGTTTTTCCCCTCGTTCTGGATGGTGGCGGATCGTCGGCAAGCTTCGGGATTCGGGATCCTCTTCTCGGCGATCCATGGCTTTCGGATGCCGCTGTTCTTCGTCATGTGCGGGTTTTTCAGCGCGATGCTGCTGCAACGGCGGGGTCGCGGGGCGCTGGTGAAGCATCGGTTCCGCAGGGTGTTCCTCCCCTTGCTGCTGGGGATGGTCACCATCGTCCCGCTCACGAACTGGATCTCCGGCGTCGCGCTCTCGTCCGCCGTCGGCAAGCCCGGCGACGCGTCGCGGTCCGACGCCGAGGCGACGGACATCTGGGGGGCCGCGCGAGTCGGCGACCTCGACGGCATCGAGCGGCGGCTGGCGAGCGGGGCGGCCGTGAACGACCCGGACCCCAAACAAGGCGGCGCACCGTTGCTCTGGGCGGCGGCCGGCGGTCGGGCCGAAGCCGTCGAGCTGCTCCTCGCGCGCGGCGCCGACGTGAACGCCGCCGACCGGGAAGGCGGGACGGCGCTGCACGCGGCGGCCTTCCTGGGCCATGAGAAAGTCGTCGAGGCGCTCGTGCGAGCCGGAGCGAAGCTCGACGCGATGAACAAAACCGGCAACACGCCCCTGGATGTCGCGTCGCTCGACGAGGAGACGACCCGCTACTACGCGTCGCTCCTCAAGCTCGACCTCGACGAGGACGGGCTGGGCGGCCGCAAGGCCGCGATCGCGGAACTCCTGCGGAGCCACGGCGCGACGGCGGGGAAGCAACTGGGGCTGGGGGAGCTGCTGATGCTGATCCCCGTCTTCAGCCACCTCTGGTTCCTTTGGTTCCTCTGGTGGCTCGTCCTCGGCTACGCGGCCGTCTCCGCCCTCGTCGCAAGGCTTCCGTCGGCCCGCACGCCGGATTGGCTGGTCCTCTCGCCCGCCCGATACCTCTGGCTGGTCCCCCTGACGATGCTCCCGCAGGCGTTCATGGGGGGCGGGGGAACGTCGCCGTTCTTCGGGCCCGATTCCTCGAGCGGACTCCTGCCGATCCCGCACGTCCTGGCCTATTACGCGATCTTCTTC includes:
- a CDS encoding acyltransferase family protein gives rise to the protein MSIQTSAADRRADLDALRAWAMLLGIVLHGSLSFFPSFWMVADRRQASGFGILFSAIHGFRMPLFFVMCGFFSAMLLQRRGRGALVKHRFRRVFLPLLLGMVTIVPLTNWISGVALSSAVGKPGDASRSDAEATDIWGAARVGDLDGIERRLASGAAVNDPDPKQGGAPLLWAAAGGRAEAVELLLARGADVNAADREGGTALHAAAFLGHEKVVEALVRAGAKLDAMNKTGNTPLDVASLDEETTRYYASLLKLDLDEDGLGGRKAAIAELLRSHGATAGKQLGLGELLMLIPVFSHLWFLWFLWWLVLGYAAVSALVARLPSARTPDWLVLSPARYLWLVPLTMLPQAFMGGGGTSPFFGPDSSSGLLPIPHVLAYYAIFFGFGALYYRADDRSGRVGEAWWLPVAIGLLVVFPLGTALAAGWPGPLGIGLGPRSSRILSIFLQAAYPWLMTFGLMGMFRRAHPAENARMRYLSDSAYWLYVAHLPLIIGAQYVVRDWPIPALAKFLLIVVVVTAFLLWTYQTLVRYTWLGRFLNGPRTRPARMEASAVPA